In the Natrinema amylolyticum genome, one interval contains:
- a CDS encoding DEAD/DEAH box helicase gives MATTDEEIASIEHPLLEPDFLERRLYQLKLAGTAANHHTLVCLPTGLGKTTVSLLVTARRLDEVGGKSLMLAPTKPLVQQHADFYREALRIPDEEIVVFTGDVSPEDRAEMWESATVVMATPQVIENDLVGSRISLSDVTHITFDECHRATGDYAYNYIAERYHADAERPLVTGMSASPGGDEEAILEVCENLGLDEVEVMTEEDADVDEFTHDTDVEWERIDLPDEVLEIRDALNEVIKERLEKLKELGVASSTQPDQSQKDLNRMRAELQELINNDQSEGFEGMSIHAEVMKLRQAVTLVETQSVEALRRYFERQRNQARSSGASKASQRMVSDPRVREAMRKAESFDEIHPKYSKARMLLAETLGLEGGERVIVFTESRDTAEALTDFLSESFDAKRFVGQGDREGSDGMTQNQQQEVLDEFRAGEFEVLVSTSVAEEGLDVPEVDLVLFYEPVPTAIRSIQRKGRTGRQSEGRVVVLMAEDTRDEAYFWISQRREKEMENELRELKGLAPEIAEELDDSQQSLTDFGGAGESGVKVDEDGSEADAVGDSSSGSEGVTASPGLQEFDEKNSETGSDEREGTDEIDEDVETHEPHAEGDAVAVVADQREMDANIARELSRREAYEVSLETLDVGDYVLSDRVVVERKSVADFVDSLVGGDRSVFEQVGAMARHYSRPIVIVEGEGLYEQRDVHPNAVRGALSSLAVDFGASVLRTDGEDDTTDLLAVIAGREQETADREVSVHGEKGAKTLSEQQEYVVSSIAEIGPVTARSLLEEFGTVEAVMIATEDELQEADGVGKVTAERIREVVGSDYAG, from the coding sequence ATGGCTACGACGGACGAGGAAATCGCTTCTATCGAGCATCCGCTCCTCGAGCCCGACTTCTTAGAACGGCGACTCTACCAGCTGAAGCTCGCGGGGACGGCCGCGAACCACCACACGCTCGTCTGCCTCCCGACCGGGCTGGGGAAGACGACGGTGAGTCTGCTCGTCACAGCGCGTCGCCTCGACGAGGTCGGCGGGAAGTCGCTGATGCTCGCACCGACGAAACCCCTCGTCCAGCAGCACGCGGATTTCTACCGCGAAGCGCTCCGGATTCCCGACGAGGAGATCGTCGTCTTCACGGGCGACGTGAGTCCCGAGGACCGCGCCGAGATGTGGGAGTCGGCGACGGTCGTGATGGCGACCCCGCAGGTGATCGAGAACGACCTCGTCGGGAGCCGGATCTCGCTTTCCGACGTGACACACATCACCTTCGACGAGTGTCACCGTGCGACCGGCGACTACGCCTACAACTACATCGCCGAGCGCTACCACGCCGACGCCGAACGGCCGCTCGTCACCGGGATGTCGGCCTCGCCCGGCGGCGACGAGGAGGCCATCCTCGAGGTCTGTGAAAACCTCGGGCTGGACGAGGTCGAGGTGATGACCGAAGAGGACGCCGACGTCGACGAGTTCACCCACGACACCGACGTCGAGTGGGAGCGCATCGACCTCCCCGACGAGGTCCTCGAGATCCGGGACGCGCTGAACGAGGTCATCAAAGAGCGCCTCGAGAAGCTCAAAGAACTCGGCGTCGCGAGTTCGACCCAGCCCGACCAGTCCCAGAAGGATCTGAATCGGATGCGGGCCGAACTCCAGGAGCTGATCAACAACGACCAGTCCGAGGGGTTCGAGGGGATGTCCATTCATGCGGAAGTGATGAAGCTCCGGCAGGCCGTCACGCTGGTCGAGACCCAGAGCGTCGAGGCGCTGCGTCGCTACTTCGAGCGCCAGCGCAATCAGGCCCGCTCGTCGGGGGCGTCGAAGGCGAGCCAGCGGATGGTCTCCGATCCGCGGGTGCGCGAGGCCATGCGGAAAGCCGAGAGTTTCGACGAGATCCACCCCAAGTACAGCAAGGCTCGGATGCTGCTCGCCGAGACGCTGGGCCTCGAGGGCGGCGAACGAGTGATCGTCTTCACCGAGTCCCGCGACACGGCGGAGGCGCTGACTGACTTCCTCTCGGAGAGCTTCGACGCGAAGCGATTCGTCGGACAGGGCGACCGCGAGGGGTCCGACGGGATGACCCAGAACCAACAGCAGGAGGTGTTAGACGAGTTCCGTGCCGGCGAGTTCGAGGTGCTCGTCTCGACGTCGGTCGCCGAGGAGGGGCTGGACGTCCCGGAGGTCGACCTCGTGCTCTTCTACGAGCCCGTGCCGACGGCGATCCGGTCGATCCAGCGGAAGGGCCGAACCGGTCGCCAGTCCGAGGGCCGCGTCGTCGTCCTCATGGCCGAGGACACCCGCGACGAGGCCTACTTCTGGATCTCGCAGCGCCGGGAGAAGGAGATGGAAAACGAACTGCGTGAGCTGAAAGGACTGGCCCCCGAAATCGCCGAGGAACTCGACGATTCACAGCAGTCGCTGACCGATTTCGGAGGGGCAGGCGAGAGTGGAGTGAAAGTAGACGAGGACGGCAGTGAAGCCGACGCTGTCGGCGATTCTTCCAGCGGAAGCGAAGGGGTCACAGCGAGCCCGGGACTGCAGGAATTCGACGAAAAGAACTCGGAAACGGGTAGTGACGAGCGAGAGGGGACGGACGAGATCGACGAGGACGTCGAAACCCACGAGCCCCACGCCGAGGGCGACGCCGTCGCGGTCGTCGCCGACCAGCGGGAGATGGACGCGAACATCGCCCGCGAACTCTCGCGACGGGAGGCCTACGAGGTCTCCCTCGAGACGCTCGACGTCGGCGACTACGTCCTGTCGGACCGGGTCGTCGTCGAACGGAAGTCCGTCGCGGACTTCGTCGACTCGCTGGTCGGCGGCGACCGCTCGGTCTTCGAGCAGGTCGGCGCGATGGCCCGCCACTACTCGCGGCCGATCGTAATCGTCGAGGGCGAGGGGCTGTACGAACAGCGGGACGTCCACCCGAACGCGGTCCGGGGCGCGCTCTCGAGTCTCGCCGTCGACTTCGGTGCGAGCGTCCTGCGGACCGACGGCGAGGACGATACGACGGACCTGCTCGCGGTAATCGCCGGTCGGGAACAGGAGACCGCCGACCGGGAGGTGTCGGTCCACGGCGAAAAAGGGGCCAAGACCCTGAGCGAACAACAGGAGTACGTGGTCTCCTCGATCGCCGAAATCGGCCCCGTCACGGCCCGGTCGCTGCTCGAGGAGTTCGGCACCGTCGAGGCGGTGATGATCGCGACGGAAGACGAGTTACAGGAAGCGGACGGCGTCGGGAAGGTGACCGCCGAGCGGATTCGGGAGGTCGTCGGGAGCGACTACGCGGGCTGA